AATGTCCACCCTGCTTCGATCGCCTCTGCTGTAATTCGTTTGATTCCCGGTCGGGGAGGCATTTTGCCGCTTTGTACCATTTCCTTATAAATGGCGGTTTTGCGCTTGTGCCATGCTGCGACTTGTTGCCGCTGTTCCTCTGGATCGGTCGGGAGTCCTGCCTGCGCCACAAATTCCGGGGTCAGTAAACTCGCCATCCGTTCCTTGCCGCCGCCAATCAGCACTTTTTCTGCATAGTCCACCTCCGACCACTGCACAGGCAACCCGTACTCGGCAAACATCTGATTAAACGCGGGCAAGTGCCCATCGCGCTCGGTGTCGGCTAACACCCCATCACAGTCAAAGACGATCGCACTCATATTCCTTTTTCTGTTGTTGCCTCTTGGCTGAAGTTTACAGGGAACTGATTGGCTTAAAATACCGCAAATCCAAGCCCCTAATCTGCTGAACAGTCCGGTTGCCCAATGTATCTAGTCTCGTTAGGGCAGTAGCTCACATCGCATGATGACCCGATCGGAGAGGGGCAAGCCGGCTGTCATTTCTTGCAGTCTAATCTGCTGGAGTCCTGGCGTGAGGTCAGCTTCTTCAAGGATGTGAAATCCCAGTTTTGAGTAAAACGGAGCATTCCAGGCAATCTCTCGAAAGGTTGCAAGCGATACTGCTCCATAGCTCTGAAGCTGTGCCCAGGCACAAACCGCCTTGACCAGGGCAGAACCAATTCCTCGCTGTCCATGTTCGGGATGAACATCAATCTCCTGGAGGTAGAGGGTGTTATCAACTTCGCGGCTTACTGCAAATCCAACAACTGTGTTGGTTGTATCGACTGCAACCCATACCTGCCCTGCCTGAAATCTTGCCTGAATAAAGTCGATCGACAGCGGCTCAGAATCCACCAGGAAGGCATAGGGCGTATTCAAAAATAGACGGTTGGCGGCTCGTTCAATTTCAGACAGCAAAGCTAATTCTTTTACATTGGCAAAACGGATGGTATAGCCAGATTCAAGCGTTCTCATGGATCGCCAGCCACGGATAGAGATAACCGATCGAAAAGTTGGATTAAGTCTTCGCAGAATGCAGTGGAGCAGCCTTTGTTGACGCTGCCGGATATTTCCCTGAATATTTATCCCTGAACATTCTCTAATATTTTCTTAATTCCTTGCCAGACACTTCAGGCTGAATACTCCGGGCTGAATAAACGATCGCCGGAACAGAAGATTAATCTCCTCCATCCCGGCAATTCTTGAGCCAATCGCCCTAACCCTGTCTAGAAATTAGGACGATCGCGCTATCTTCATAGCTGGCAAATGAACACCCGATTCCCCAACCTACCGAACGAGCCGCTGGGCGCTGAACGTATTGCTCATTGCGTTCGCCATCTGGTAATGGTCTTGAACGTTGGGCAGCAGGGCAGAGGCATAAGCCTTCGCTTCAGGAGCCTGACCCTGAGCAATTTGGGTCTGGAACAGGGCAACCGTTCTCATGTGGGCAGACGCTTGAGCCTGCATGTATCCGCGATCGAACTCCTGCCCCGAAAGCTGGGACAAACGCTGGGAAATTGCCGCACTTAGGGGATCAACGCCGGTCGGCAGCTGAACACCATAGCGAGCTGCGATCGGCTGAAGCCGCTGATTTGCCAGGGTGTGTTCCTGGATCATGCGCTCGGCATATTCCCGCACTTCTTCGTTGCTAGACTTTTGCAGGGCAAGCTGGGAAGTTGCAATCTCTGCGTTGTTGCTCTGTGCCGCCATGCGGATAAATTCCTGATCCAGAGCAGTGGGGGCTGCGCTCTGCGTGGTGCCGGAGGACGTGCGATTGATGCCCTGCTGGTTCATGGGCATATTCATGGTGCCCTGGTTCATCTGCATCGAGCCACTGTCCGGCTGCACATACAAGCCCGGATCGCTGCTGCGGTTAGCTCCCTCAACGGCAGGGCTACCAGAGGGCGTCTCGCTCGGACCCGGAACCGTCTCAAACCCGCTGGGGGTCTGGCTGATCCGCTGCGTCTCTTGCCGTTTACCTGCCTCTTCTACCCGGTCTGTAACGCTGCGATCGAGCGATCGTGCGGGGTCAGCAAAGGAATTGGCACCAATTACCGCCGGAGAACCGGAAGGGCTTTCGCTCGGACCGGGAACGGTTGCGAAGGGCAGAGAACGCACTTGACGACCGGAGCGGGTTACTCGCGAGGAGTCCATCTCTACACTGTCAAAGGATTGCTGACGAGATGGGGAGGTGTTGTTGATGCCATTATCGATGCCGTTATCAGTGCCATTGCCTCTGCCCGGATCATCAATGCTCGAATTACCGGGAACGCTGGGGCTACCCGAAGGGCTTTCGCTGGGACCGATCGGATTCTGAAAAGGTTGCTCCGTGCCGTTTTGAGCCAGCACAGGCAAACTGACCGCAGAAGCCAGCGCCGCAGCACTCACCACGCCCGCAAAACGCTTCACGAAAGCAATGCGATTAAATTCTTTCATTGTAATAAGCCTTGATTTCGAGGGAGGGATTACATTTCTGTTACACAGGGCAGTCTAGAAAGTTACCTAGGGCACAAACCTCTATCAAGGGAATTGGGAATGCGATCGCCCGCTCTATCTTCAGGACGAAAATGAATTCACCGCTCGCGAGCTGCGTTTATGCTGAGAAAAGCTCAACGGGGATCTGCCTGCCATCCCCCAAGACCAGTGGCAGAATAGGAATAGCAGAATGGGAATAAACGGACTGTTCAACCCACTTTCTGAGAATCCTGATAGGATTGAGTTACATTAATTAATATTAAGAGGTTAAATTTCCCCCTCGCACGGACAGCTTCTTGCACGGATATCTTAGGAGGAAGAACCCCGGTGAATAACAAACGGTGGAGAAATGCGGGGCTTTACGCACTTTTAATTATCGTTGTGCTGTTTTTAGCAACGACGTTGATTGAGCGGCAGCCCCAGACGGCAACAACCTGGAAATACAGCCAGTTCATCGATCGGGTGGATAGCGGTCAGGTTGAGAAAGTCATGATTAGTGCCGATCGCACAAAAGCCCTGGCACAGACGAGCGATGGTCAGCGGATTGCGGTAAACCTGCCCAACGACCCCGGCTTGCTGGACATTTTACAGACAAATGGCGTGGATATCGCCGTTTCCCGGCAGGCAGATGATAACATCCTGGCACGCGTTCTCAGTACGCTGCTGATTCCGTTCCTGCTGCTGGTGGTGCTGTTCTTTGTGCTGCGACGGGCGCAGAGTGGTCCGGGCAGCCAGGCAATGAACTTTGGCAAATCAAAAGCCAGAGTCCAGATGGAACCCCAAACCCAGGTTACGTTTAGCGACGTAGCAGGCATTGAGCAGGCGAAGCTGGAACTGGCGGAGGTCGTAGACTTCCTGAAGAACGCCGATCGCTTTACGGCAGTCGGAGCCAAGATTCCCAAAGGCGTACTGCTAGTCGGTCCTCCCGGTACGGGTAAAACCCTGCTGGCAAAGGCGGTGGCAGGCGAAGCGGGCGTTCCCTTCTTCAGCATTTCGGGTTCGGAATTCGTGGAGATGTTCGTGGGGGTTGGTGCGTCCCGGGTGCGCGACCTGTTCGAGCAGGCGAAAGCAAATGCGCCCTGTATTGTATTCATTGATGAAATCGACGCCGTGGGTCGTCAGCGTGGCGCGGGTCTGGGCGGCGGTAACGATGAGCGCGAACAAACCCTGAAC
This is a stretch of genomic DNA from Leptolyngbya ohadii IS1. It encodes these proteins:
- a CDS encoding GNAT family N-acetyltransferase, producing MRTLESGYTIRFANVKELALLSEIERAANRLFLNTPYAFLVDSEPLSIDFIQARFQAGQVWVAVDTTNTVVGFAVSREVDNTLYLQEIDVHPEHGQRGIGSALVKAVCAWAQLQSYGAVSLATFREIAWNAPFYSKLGFHILEEADLTPGLQQIRLQEMTAGLPLSDRVIMRCELLP
- a CDS encoding DUF4142 domain-containing protein; the protein is MKEFNRIAFVKRFAGVVSAAALASAVSLPVLAQNGTEQPFQNPIGPSESPSGSPSVPGNSSIDDPGRGNGTDNGIDNGINNTSPSRQQSFDSVEMDSSRVTRSGRQVRSLPFATVPGPSESPSGSPAVIGANSFADPARSLDRSVTDRVEEAGKRQETQRISQTPSGFETVPGPSETPSGSPAVEGANRSSDPGLYVQPDSGSMQMNQGTMNMPMNQQGINRTSSGTTQSAAPTALDQEFIRMAAQSNNAEIATSQLALQKSSNEEVREYAERMIQEHTLANQRLQPIAARYGVQLPTGVDPLSAAISQRLSQLSGQEFDRGYMQAQASAHMRTVALFQTQIAQGQAPEAKAYASALLPNVQDHYQMANAMSNTFSAQRLVR